The Populus alba chromosome 4, ASM523922v2, whole genome shotgun sequence genome contains a region encoding:
- the LOC118058416 gene encoding uncharacterized protein codes for MKKLYRKGKVHPSTPVISDHLSFLPATILALTAALSPEDREVLAYLISCSGNNNIFYSNWSNINSRKSSCNQKTTSDTKSSSSSSHDHPPMFNCDCFRCYMSYWIRWDSSPNRQLIHEIIDAFEDWLLKQGKSSATSGNKNRKDRKRKGNSQGSGELIKRPELGMKDKLDESDSVDGNSSGSGGSEGVGGGDEEGTEKGSVRRLVSFIGERIWGVLG; via the coding sequence ATGAAGAAGCTATACCGTAAAGGCAAGGTGCATCCATCAACACCAGTAATATCAGACCACCTGTCCTTTCTTCCGGCCACCATCCTTGCCCTCACAGCTGCTCTCTCCCCGGAGGACAGAGAGGTCTTGGCCTATCTTATCTCCTGCTCAGGCAATAACAATATCTTCTACAGCAACTGGTCCAATATTAATAGCCGCAAGAGTAGTTGTAACCAAAAGACAACTTCTGACACcaagagcagcagcagcagcagtcaTGACCACCCTCCTATGTTCAACTGTGATTGTTTTAGGTGCTACATGAGTTATTGGATTAGATGGGACTCGTCTCCTAACCGGCAGCTCATTCATGAGATTATTGATGCTTTTGAGGATTGGTTGTTGAAACAAGGTAAGAGTAGTGCTACAAGCGGCAACAAGAACAGGAAAGACAGGAAAAGGAAGGGAAACAGCCAAGGTTCTGGTGAGTTGATCAAGAGGCCAGAGTTGGGAATGAAGGACAAGCTGGATGAGTCTGATTCAGTGGATGGAAATAGCAGTGGTAGTGGTGGGAGTGAAGGAGTTGGTGGTGGTGATGAGGAAGGGACAGAGAAGGGGTCTGTCAGGAGGCTGGTGAGCTTCATCGGGGAGAGGATTTGGGGTGTTTTGGGTTAG